The Macrobrachium rosenbergii isolate ZJJX-2024 chromosome 18, ASM4041242v1, whole genome shotgun sequence genome has a window encoding:
- the LOC136848184 gene encoding transmembrane protein 53-like produces the protein MFSQGLRAIGGNACRMTCVALRSAPELQTTANRLGGMLSHGSASALSIIQLRYFNSVKYSSKMEYYSASDHIKLPRKLQELEHALEGHDRPLTLLLTWLMAKDRHIRKYVKFYNDLGIDVLNIKFSPLDIMSPGVHGQRVVEQFLHFVHHYPETCPLLIHGFSVGGYLCATAMHEVEKDFEKHGHLLDRFVGQIWDSVVDVAGTPIGVARSVTDSKPLQDVIQKSIEWYLRYRYDSVTVFYERASVQFHKNYMGTPGLFFASEADPISPPSMVFKAHDIWKSLGFPVYKKCWDDTKHVTHRMKHPEEYEKLVLTFLKSLGLSLRPSVLPVKKIQERKIQAERKPQAHPAPILTLSR, from the exons ATGTTTTCACAAGGTCTCAGGGCCATTGGCGGAAACGCCTGCAGAATGACTTGTGTTGCTTTGAGGTCTGCACCAGAG tTACAGACCACGGCCAACAGACTGGGTGGGATGCTGTCGCACGGCTCGGCCTCTGCTCTGTCAATCATCCAGCTCAGATACTTCAACTCCGTCAAGTATTCGTCGAAGATGGAATACTACAGCGCCAGCGATCACATAAAGTTACCGAGGAAGCTCCAGGAG CTCGAACACGCGTTGGAGGGCCACGACCGACCTCTCACTCTTCTCCTGACGTGGCTGATGGCGAAGGACAGACACATCAGGAAATACGTGAAGTTCTACAACGATCTGGGCATCGACGTCTTGAACATCAAATTCTCACCTCTCGACATCATGTCTCCAGGAGTTCACGGACAG cGAGTTGTGGAGCAGTTCCTTCACTTCGTCCATCACTATCCCGAAACCTGCCCACTTTTGATCCACGGTTTCAGCGTCGGGGGATACCTTTGTGCGACAGCTATGCATGAA GTCGAGAAAGACTTCGAAAAGCACGGACACCTCCTAGACAGATTTGTCGGGCAAATCTGGGACAGTGTGGTCGACGTGGCTGGAACCCCTATTGGCGTGGCAAGATCAGTGACTGATTCCAAACCTCTGCAAGACGTCATTCAGAAGTCTATAGA ATGGTACTTAAGATATAGATACGATTCTGTGACCGTCTTTTACGAAAGAGCCAGCGTTCAGTTCCACAAGAACTACATGGGTACTCCAGGTCTCTTCTTCGCTTCAGAGGCTGACCCAATATCGCCGCCTAGTATGGTCTTCAAAGCGCACGACATCTGGAAGAGCCTTGGTTTCCCT GTATACAAAAAGTGCTGGGACGACACGAAGCACGTGACGCACCGCATGAAACACCCAGAGGAATACGAAAAGCTCGTCCTGACCTTCCTGAAGAGCCTGGGACTGTCCCTCAGACCCAGTGTTCTTCCAGTCAAGAAGATCCAAGAGAGGAAGATCCAGGCCGAGAGAAAACCCCAGGCCCACCCTGCCCCAATACTCACTCTGTCCAGATAG